The Carnobacterium divergens genome includes a window with the following:
- the dnaG gene encoding DNA primase, producing MAMMIPDEVVNRVRQETNIVDVVSQYVQLKKSGKNLFGFCPFHDEKTPSFSVAEEKQIFHCFSCGRGGNVFTFLMEVDGLSFPEAVFKTAELSHVKLDERLTTSNFGEQKTDSKKEKLIKAHVETAELFHHVLLNTKVGEEALQYLLDRGLTRELIETFNIGFAPAERTMLYQYLTGKEYDKTLLSETGLFVERDSGELLDRFYNRIMFPIRNQQGKTIAFSGRIFKVEPTEGKAAPKYLNSPETYLFNKRNVLFNYDLARANIRREKEVILFEGFMDVIASWDAGVKNGVASMGTSLTNEQIHMLDRVTDHVLIAYDGDNAGIEATKRAVDLLTEETHFDLDVLSLNEGLDPDEFIHKYGAASYKEMLAHGRDTVFAFKMRYYRKGINLQNESERLAYIEVVLNELLTITSAVEREVYLKQLSAEFDISLDSLNTQYHQLYEQKRTKKKVDKKEYYPEPPMEMPTNYQEEYPEPHLQIQLHTQKRKLNVVEVAERNLLNRLFHHEEAWIRVQAQKTTFNFVHEDYEMLFILFENFKETVDQEDTIEAFIDFVKEPHLKNLLVEIELMELSEDVSTGEIEDYLDMIGRKSSLQEQIATKNAKLIEVSRMGDTDTARQLLMEITNLSRLLKQ from the coding sequence ATGGCGATGATGATTCCTGATGAAGTAGTCAATCGAGTGAGGCAAGAAACAAATATTGTGGATGTTGTGAGTCAATACGTCCAATTAAAAAAAAGTGGCAAAAATTTATTTGGTTTCTGTCCATTCCATGATGAGAAGACCCCTTCTTTTTCGGTTGCAGAAGAAAAGCAAATTTTCCATTGTTTTAGTTGTGGCAGAGGTGGAAATGTTTTTACTTTTTTGATGGAAGTTGATGGATTATCATTTCCAGAAGCGGTATTTAAAACAGCTGAATTAAGTCATGTTAAGTTAGATGAACGTTTAACAACTAGTAATTTTGGCGAACAAAAAACCGATTCAAAAAAAGAAAAATTAATTAAGGCTCATGTTGAAACGGCCGAACTTTTTCATCATGTCTTACTAAATACTAAAGTCGGCGAAGAAGCGTTGCAATATTTGTTAGACCGTGGTTTAACTAGAGAGTTAATAGAAACCTTTAACATTGGTTTTGCTCCTGCTGAAAGAACCATGTTGTACCAGTATTTAACAGGCAAAGAATACGATAAGACTTTGTTAAGTGAAACAGGCTTATTTGTCGAACGAGATAGCGGAGAATTATTAGATCGTTTTTACAATCGGATTATGTTTCCTATTCGAAATCAGCAAGGGAAAACAATTGCGTTTTCTGGTCGAATTTTTAAAGTAGAGCCCACAGAAGGTAAAGCAGCACCAAAATATTTAAATAGTCCAGAAACCTATTTATTTAATAAACGAAATGTACTTTTTAACTATGATTTAGCACGGGCAAATATTCGACGTGAAAAAGAAGTGATATTATTTGAAGGCTTTATGGATGTGATTGCTTCCTGGGATGCAGGTGTTAAAAACGGCGTGGCTTCGATGGGGACGAGTTTGACTAATGAACAAATTCATATGTTGGATCGAGTGACGGATCATGTATTGATTGCTTACGATGGCGATAATGCAGGAATTGAAGCGACTAAGAGAGCCGTTGATTTATTAACAGAGGAGACTCATTTTGATTTAGATGTTCTGAGTTTGAATGAAGGCCTTGATCCAGATGAATTTATTCATAAATATGGTGCAGCATCCTATAAAGAAATGCTGGCTCATGGGCGAGATACCGTGTTTGCTTTTAAAATGCGTTATTACCGAAAAGGGATTAATTTGCAAAATGAAAGCGAACGGTTAGCCTATATTGAAGTGGTTTTAAATGAACTGCTTACGATAACGTCAGCTGTTGAACGAGAGGTTTATTTAAAACAATTATCAGCAGAATTTGATATTTCATTAGATTCATTAAATACCCAATACCATCAACTATACGAGCAAAAAAGAACGAAGAAAAAGGTAGATAAAAAAGAATATTATCCAGAACCACCAATGGAAATGCCCACGAATTATCAAGAAGAATATCCAGAACCGCATTTACAGATTCAACTGCACACTCAAAAACGTAAATTAAACGTGGTTGAAGTAGCTGAACGAAACTTGTTGAATCGTTTATTTCATCATGAGGAAGCTTGGATTCGAGTTCAGGCTCAAAAAACTACGTTTAATTTTGTGCATGAAGATTATGAAATGTTGTTTATTTTATTTGAGAATTTTAAAGAAACAGTTGATCAAGAGGACACAATTGAAGCCTTTATTGATTTTGTAAAGGAGCCTCATTTGAAAAATCTTTTAGTTGAAATTGAATTAATGGAATTGAGTGAAGACGTTTCGACAGGTGAGATTGAAGATTACCTTGATATGATTGGACGTAAATCTTCCTTACAAGAACAAATAGCAACTAAAAATGCTAAACTGATTGAAGTTAGTCGAATGGGCGATACGGATACAGCAAGGCAGTTATTAATGGAAATAACCAATCTGTCTCGGTTATTAAAACAGTAA
- a CDS encoding DUF5067 domain-containing protein — MKKNKKVLIGLMVAGVSVMAVACGDSSSTTDTKKETKEKAPTEQVKKNEAKTPTDNGDLGKYHVAIQDFTLAQDYNGADVGIVQYEFINNSDKNAMFMIATQAKVFQNGIALESAVMTEDGYNDQSTDIQPGATIVVKVPYKLQDTSTPVSVEVKQSFGIGKDVLKKEFTLQ; from the coding sequence ATGAAAAAAAATAAAAAGGTACTTATTGGTTTAATGGTAGCAGGAGTTTCGGTAATGGCAGTTGCTTGTGGCGACTCCTCATCTACAACCGACACAAAAAAAGAAACAAAAGAAAAAGCACCAACGGAACAAGTTAAAAAGAACGAAGCAAAAACACCAACGGATAATGGGGATTTAGGAAAATACCATGTCGCTATTCAAGATTTTACGCTAGCTCAAGATTACAATGGAGCAGATGTAGGCATTGTCCAATATGAATTTATAAATAATAGTGATAAAAATGCCATGTTTATGATCGCAACTCAAGCAAAAGTCTTTCAAAATGGCATTGCTTTAGAAAGTGCGGTTATGACTGAAGACGGCTACAACGATCAATCAACAGATATTCAACCTGGTGCTACGATTGTAGTAAAAGTTCCTTATAAATTACAAGATACTTCGACCCCAGTTAGTGTTGAAGTCAAACAATCATTTGGAATCGGAAAAGATGTCTTAAAAAAAGAATTTACATTACAGTAA
- a CDS encoding helix-turn-helix domain-containing protein, with the protein MLEKDTNQLIHSLKKAADFKVVRNEQQDYLIAEDIKIHLTELLILKNKSKADVLRRAEITEATGYQYFDGKRKPSREKMIALAIGLELTLEETDLLMKKTSYAKLYPKHQWDAVIIYGMTHQLSIQQLDELLFEEKLNTFL; encoded by the coding sequence TTGTTGGAAAAAGACACGAATCAGCTGATTCATTCGTTAAAAAAAGCAGCTGATTTTAAAGTTGTAAGAAATGAACAACAGGACTATTTAATTGCAGAAGACATCAAAATACATTTAACAGAACTTTTGATTTTAAAAAATAAAAGCAAAGCTGATGTACTAAGAAGAGCTGAAATTACGGAAGCAACAGGGTATCAATATTTTGATGGCAAACGAAAACCTTCCCGTGAGAAAATGATTGCTTTAGCAATTGGATTGGAACTTACATTGGAAGAAACAGATTTACTGATGAAAAAAACAAGCTATGCTAAACTTTACCCTAAACATCAGTGGGATGCAGTGATTATTTATGGAATGACCCATCAATTGTCCATTCAACAACTGGATGAGTTGCTTTTTGAGGAAAAATTAAATACATTTTTATAA
- a CDS encoding serine/threonine-protein kinase: protein MMQNEEPSALHYKELEPLTHKENSPILVRNTSTKEFLVKKRYDVSLYTNLERLKEINHPHLPKILEIVKNDQELWLYEEYIHGKNGNELLLQNQLTDTQLILELGKAVTEALMVLHEKNIIHRDIKPSNIMVTNDGIVKLVDFDAIRFYDGSKENDTIHLGTIGFASPEQYGFAETDERSDLYSLGIVLNVCSTNSFPKEHLTTNPFLKELVVKATKIDPLNRYQTAAEMHTAIVTQLNHLNESTKIVQRHPSLTKRSADLAITKRATTSSFSTKFLSVVPGFRTGYYWKKIIATIWYLILFLAIVTSWSAGTFFDKVLATFDTTILFVLPTIIATNFMDIQNQIPFLATKKLYRKLPGFLLAIVIWILMYSAFTSIATPLYSHEYLESKTQNN, encoded by the coding sequence ATGATGCAAAATGAAGAACCTTCCGCGCTTCACTATAAAGAATTAGAACCCTTAACACATAAAGAAAATAGTCCGATTTTAGTACGGAATACTAGTACTAAAGAATTTTTAGTAAAAAAAAGATACGATGTTAGTCTTTACACGAATTTAGAACGATTGAAAGAAATCAACCATCCTCACTTACCTAAAATTTTAGAAATTGTCAAAAATGACCAAGAATTATGGCTTTACGAAGAATACATTCATGGAAAAAATGGAAATGAATTGCTGCTACAAAATCAGTTAACAGATACTCAATTAATTTTAGAGTTAGGGAAAGCTGTTACTGAAGCATTAATGGTTTTGCATGAGAAAAATATTATTCATCGTGACATCAAACCCTCTAATATTATGGTTACCAATGATGGAATTGTGAAATTAGTAGATTTTGATGCCATCCGTTTTTATGATGGCTCCAAAGAAAATGACACCATTCATCTAGGAACTATCGGGTTCGCTTCACCTGAACAATATGGCTTTGCAGAAACAGATGAGCGAAGCGACCTTTATTCACTCGGCATTGTGTTAAATGTCTGCAGCACAAATTCTTTTCCAAAGGAACACCTGACAACCAATCCATTTTTAAAAGAACTGGTTGTTAAAGCGACCAAAATAGATCCCCTAAACCGTTATCAAACAGCAGCCGAGATGCATACTGCCATTGTAACTCAATTAAATCACTTAAACGAGTCAACTAAAATTGTACAAAGACATCCTTCCTTAACAAAACGGTCTGCTGACTTGGCTATAACAAAAAGAGCGACTACTTCTTCTTTTTCAACTAAATTTTTAAGTGTTGTACCTGGATTTAGAACGGGTTACTACTGGAAAAAAATCATTGCAACAATTTGGTACCTTATTTTATTTTTAGCCATCGTCACTTCTTGGTCAGCAGGAACCTTTTTTGATAAAGTGCTCGCAACTTTTGATACAACCATTTTGTTCGTATTGCCCACAATCATCGCAACTAATTTTATGGACATCCAAAATCAAATTCCATTTTTAGCGACTAAAAAACTCTATCGTAAACTACCTGGATTTTTACTTGCTATTGTGATTTGGATACTTATGTACAGTGCTTTTACATCAATTGCAACTCCTTTGTACTCACATGAATATTTAGAATCAAAAACTCAAAACAACTAA